The following proteins come from a genomic window of Chiloscyllium punctatum isolate Juve2018m chromosome 49, sChiPun1.3, whole genome shotgun sequence:
- the cfap144 gene encoding cilia- and flagella-associated protein 144, which translates to MAKPPAEKPPKDMVHQLAFDRESIRKELHSLKLKTTFNINPRSKFHCITGKPNVQDLEMDSEEDQNLAKILWRNFLEPRMKYTVPQTEAQEIGWITTPLIDTDPKDRRLNFHRRSNEITKFVALSSKTT; encoded by the exons ATGGCGAAACCTCCAGCCGAGAAGCCGCCAAAAGATATGGTACATCAACTGGCATTTGACCGTGAGTCGATCAGGAAAGAACTGCACTCTCTGAAACTGAAAACCACCTTTAATATCAACCCCCGCTCCAAAT TTCATTGTATAACGGGGAAACCTAATGTCCAAGATTTAgaaatggacagtgaagaggacc AGAATTTAGCAAAAATACTCTGGCGTAATTTTTTGGAACCTAGGATGAAATATACAGTGCCACAAACAGAAGCACAGGAGATTGGCTGGATAACTACTCCCCTG ATTGATACAGATCCAAAGGATCGGAGACTGAACTTTCATCGTCGCAGTAATGAAATTACAAAATTTGTGGCACTTTCATCAAAAACAACTTAG